A section of the Nyctibius grandis isolate bNycGra1 chromosome 30, bNycGra1.pri, whole genome shotgun sequence genome encodes:
- the LOC137674715 gene encoding myeloid-associated differentiation marker-like — MAVATVNLRAVTSWVGIARLSAVVLACLAFSLVASTGDFGGPYGTWCMFTWCFCFAVTLLVLLLELLELYPKLPLSWDDFTSAFSMLAALMVFTASVVFPSTFIISPCSGSKCARQAVATAASCLCFLAYALEVGLTRAKPGDISSFLSTVPGLLKVFEAYVACLIFSLLDNYGSEAGLQWCVAVYSICFIVTLLIIIFTIGRCLSYIPCPLEKVLVGYNALALMMYITATILWPLYSFRGRSRPDPCGRDCWWNKHLGVTFLTIFNLIAYLVDLVYSTKTVFIRAPP; from the coding sequence ATGGCCGTGGCAACCGTGAACCTCCGTGCCGTCACCTCCTGGGTGGGCATCGCCCGGCTCTCGGCCGTCGTGCTGGCCTGCCTCGCCTTCAGCTTGGTGGCCTCCACCGGGGACTTCGGGGGTCCCTACGGGACGTGGTGCATGTTCACCTGGTGCTTCTGCTTCGCCGTGacgctgctggtgctgctgctggagctgctggagctctACCCCAAGCTGCCGCTCTCCTGGGACGACTTCACCTCGGCTTTCTCCATGCTGGCGGCGTTGATGGTCTTCACCGCCTCGGTGGTCTTCCCCTCCACCTTCATCATCAGCCCCTGCAGCGGCAGCAAGTGTGCCCGGCAGGCCGTGGCCACCGCcgcctcctgcctctgcttcctCGCCTACGCCCTCGAGGTGGGGCTCACCCGCGCCAAGCCGGGGGACATCAGCAGCTTCCTCTCCACCGTGCCCGGGCTCCTCAAGGTCTTTGAAGCCTACGTGGCCTGTCTCATCTTCTCCTTGCTGGATAACTACGGTTCGGAAGCCGGCCTGCAGTGGTGCGTGGCCGTCTACTCCATCTGCTTCATCGTCACCCtcctcatcatcatcttcaccaTCGGCCGGTGCCTCAGCTACATCCCTTGCCCGCTGGAGAAGGTGCTGGTGGGCTACAACGCCCTGGCCCTGATGATGTACATCACCGCCACCATCCTCTGGCCCCTCTACAGCTTCAGGGGGAGGAGCCGCCCCGACCCCTGCGGCAGGGACTGCTGGTGGAACAAGCACCTGGGGGTCACCTTCCTCACCATCTTCAACCTCATCGCCTACTTGGTGGACCTGGTCTACTCCACCAAGACGGTTTTCATCAGGGCACCTCCCTAA